The following proteins come from a genomic window of Panicum hallii strain FIL2 chromosome 8, PHallii_v3.1, whole genome shotgun sequence:
- the LOC112902661 gene encoding uncharacterized protein LOC112902661 isoform X2 produces the protein MEPVSSVMGTIIKLLQEIAKAERSARRNRTRCRELARRAEAVGNVLRASKAGARADAAPTRMSILSRLKEALDDALKLVESSSRSGGLVSRLLTSGARAARFDDVDKRITTCLVDLAAANGVSIESKIDQLAARDRHPRTNKPQKQVNAGNAPPKGGSRNDKNGGQGKGGQNGGKGSKRRRGKKAARAHRQSPTPAFYPNSHGYAFAVHHQSIEEDPTSCPVM, from the exons ATGGAGCCGGTGAGCAGCGTCATGGGCACCATCATCAAGCTCCTGCAGGAGATCGCCAAGGCGGAGAGGTCGGCTCGCCGGAACCGGACTCGGTGCCGGGAACTCGCCCGGCGCGCGGAGGCGGTCGGCAACGTCCTGCGCGCCTCCAAGGCGGGCGCCAGGGCCGACGCGGCGCCCACGAGGATGAGCATACTGAGCAGGCTCAAGGAGGCCCTCGACGACGCGCTCAAGCTCGTCGAGTCCAGCAGCCGGAGCGGCGGCCTGGTCTCCAGGCTCCTCACCAGCGGCGCCAGGGCCGCCAGGTTCGACGACGTGGACAAGAGGATCACCACCTGCCTCgtcgacctcgccgccgccaacgGCGTCAGCATCGAGAGCAAGATCGACCAGCTCGCTGCTCGTGATCGTCACCCCCGCACGAACAAACCA CAGAAGCAGGTCAACGCTGGGAACGCGCCGCCCAAAGGCGGCTCCAGGAATGACAAGAATGGTGGACAGGGCAAGGGCGGGCAGAACGGGGGAAAGGGCAGCAAACGGAGGAGAGGGAAGAAGGCGGCCAGGGCGCACCGCCAGTCTCCCACGCCGGCGTTCTACCCCAACAGCCATGGCTACGCCTTCGCTGTCCATCACCAGTCCATTGAGGAGGATCCCACCTCCTGCCCCGTGATGTGA
- the LOC112902661 gene encoding uncharacterized protein LOC112902661 isoform X1: MEPVSSVMGTIIKLLQEIAKAERSARRNRTRCRELARRAEAVGNVLRASKAGARADAAPTRMSILSRLKEALDDALKLVESSSRSGGLVSRLLTSGARAARFDDVDKRITTCLVDLAAANGVSIESKIDQLAARDRHPRTNKPKQKQVNAGNAPPKGGSRNDKNGGQGKGGQNGGKGSKRRRGKKAARAHRQSPTPAFYPNSHGYAFAVHHQSIEEDPTSCPVM, encoded by the exons ATGGAGCCGGTGAGCAGCGTCATGGGCACCATCATCAAGCTCCTGCAGGAGATCGCCAAGGCGGAGAGGTCGGCTCGCCGGAACCGGACTCGGTGCCGGGAACTCGCCCGGCGCGCGGAGGCGGTCGGCAACGTCCTGCGCGCCTCCAAGGCGGGCGCCAGGGCCGACGCGGCGCCCACGAGGATGAGCATACTGAGCAGGCTCAAGGAGGCCCTCGACGACGCGCTCAAGCTCGTCGAGTCCAGCAGCCGGAGCGGCGGCCTGGTCTCCAGGCTCCTCACCAGCGGCGCCAGGGCCGCCAGGTTCGACGACGTGGACAAGAGGATCACCACCTGCCTCgtcgacctcgccgccgccaacgGCGTCAGCATCGAGAGCAAGATCGACCAGCTCGCTGCTCGTGATCGTCACCCCCGCACGAACAAACCA AAGCAGAAGCAGGTCAACGCTGGGAACGCGCCGCCCAAAGGCGGCTCCAGGAATGACAAGAATGGTGGACAGGGCAAGGGCGGGCAGAACGGGGGAAAGGGCAGCAAACGGAGGAGAGGGAAGAAGGCGGCCAGGGCGCACCGCCAGTCTCCCACGCCGGCGTTCTACCCCAACAGCCATGGCTACGCCTTCGCTGTCCATCACCAGTCCATTGAGGAGGATCCCACCTCCTGCCCCGTGATGTGA
- the LOC112902661 gene encoding uncharacterized protein LOC112902661 isoform X3 yields the protein MEPVSSVMGTIIKLLQEIAKAERSARRNRTRCRELARRAEAVGNVLRASKAGARADAAPTRMSILSRLKEALDDALKLVESSSRSGGLVSRLLTSGARAARFDDVDKRITTCLVDLAAANGVSIESKIDQLAARDRHPRTNKPKQVNAGNAPPKGGSRNDKNGGQGKGGQNGGKGSKRRRGKKAARAHRQSPTPAFYPNSHGYAFAVHHQSIEEDPTSCPVM from the exons ATGGAGCCGGTGAGCAGCGTCATGGGCACCATCATCAAGCTCCTGCAGGAGATCGCCAAGGCGGAGAGGTCGGCTCGCCGGAACCGGACTCGGTGCCGGGAACTCGCCCGGCGCGCGGAGGCGGTCGGCAACGTCCTGCGCGCCTCCAAGGCGGGCGCCAGGGCCGACGCGGCGCCCACGAGGATGAGCATACTGAGCAGGCTCAAGGAGGCCCTCGACGACGCGCTCAAGCTCGTCGAGTCCAGCAGCCGGAGCGGCGGCCTGGTCTCCAGGCTCCTCACCAGCGGCGCCAGGGCCGCCAGGTTCGACGACGTGGACAAGAGGATCACCACCTGCCTCgtcgacctcgccgccgccaacgGCGTCAGCATCGAGAGCAAGATCGACCAGCTCGCTGCTCGTGATCGTCACCCCCGCACGAACAAACCA AAGCAGGTCAACGCTGGGAACGCGCCGCCCAAAGGCGGCTCCAGGAATGACAAGAATGGTGGACAGGGCAAGGGCGGGCAGAACGGGGGAAAGGGCAGCAAACGGAGGAGAGGGAAGAAGGCGGCCAGGGCGCACCGCCAGTCTCCCACGCCGGCGTTCTACCCCAACAGCCATGGCTACGCCTTCGCTGTCCATCACCAGTCCATTGAGGAGGATCCCACCTCCTGCCCCGTGATGTGA